In one Arenibacter antarcticus genomic region, the following are encoded:
- a CDS encoding low molecular weight protein-tyrosine-phosphatase codes for MKTKILMVCLGNICRSPLAEGILKQKVDKDQVFVDSAGTASYHIGKQPDPRSIAVAKKHGIDISTQRCRQFTPMDFEEFDHIFAMDKENYTNIIALAKNGKEQQKVKLMLHQMSTSDHEVPDPYYGGDQGFEKVYQLLDSACEQLAQELNKKYSG; via the coding sequence ATGAAAACCAAAATACTTATGGTATGTTTGGGGAATATATGCAGATCCCCCTTAGCCGAAGGCATTCTAAAACAAAAAGTTGACAAAGACCAAGTTTTTGTCGACTCAGCCGGCACCGCAAGTTACCATATAGGAAAACAGCCAGACCCACGATCTATTGCAGTAGCCAAAAAGCATGGCATTGACATAAGTACGCAGCGCTGTAGACAGTTTACCCCCATGGACTTCGAGGAATTTGACCATATATTCGCTATGGACAAGGAAAACTATACCAATATCATTGCCTTAGCCAAAAACGGGAAGGAACAACAGAAGGTGAAATTAATGTTACACCAAATGTCCACGTCAGACCATGAGGTCCCAGATCCATATTATGGCGGTGATCAAGGATTTGAAAAGGTCTATCAATTATTGGATTCCGCCTGCGAGCAATTGGCACAGGAATTAAACAAAAAATACTCCGGCTAA
- a CDS encoding SAM-dependent methyltransferase, with amino-acid sequence MAIKNNIQGKLFLIPTTLGDNAPLEVLPISVKSTIEQIDHYVVENEKTARHFIKKISSKKSQPGLHISLLNKYTEPELLPTFLDPCLEGYNVGIISEAGCPGIADPGADLVHIAHKKGIQVVPLVGPSSILLALMASGLNGQSFAFNGYLPIEAGERKASLKKFERLSKEHDQSQIFIETPYRNNKLLAEIIKTLSPRTQVCIACDITLTTEFIATKMVEEWKGANLDLHKRPTIFIIQG; translated from the coding sequence ATGGCAATTAAGAACAACATCCAAGGCAAATTATTTTTAATTCCAACAACCCTAGGAGACAATGCCCCTTTGGAAGTATTACCTATATCTGTCAAAAGTACCATTGAGCAAATAGATCACTACGTGGTGGAGAATGAAAAAACTGCCCGTCACTTTATAAAAAAAATTAGTTCCAAGAAATCTCAGCCGGGCCTACACATCAGCTTACTTAATAAATATACAGAGCCTGAATTGCTACCTACATTTTTAGACCCTTGTTTGGAGGGTTATAACGTTGGTATTATATCGGAGGCCGGTTGCCCTGGAATTGCCGATCCCGGCGCAGACCTAGTACATATTGCACATAAAAAAGGTATTCAGGTTGTCCCTTTGGTAGGACCATCCTCCATCCTACTCGCTTTAATGGCCAGTGGACTCAATGGTCAAAGCTTTGCCTTTAACGGTTATTTGCCTATTGAAGCTGGGGAGCGAAAAGCAAGTCTAAAGAAATTTGAAAGGCTATCCAAGGAACACGATCAGTCCCAAATTTTCATAGAAACACCCTATAGAAACAATAAGCTACTGGCGGAAATTATAAAGACCCTTTCCCCACGCACTCAGGTTTGCATTGCCTGCGATATTACTCTGACTACAGAATTTATTGCAACAAAGATGGTGGAAGAATGGAAAGGCGCCAATTTGGACCTTCACAAAAGACCCACTATTTTTATAATTCAAGGTTAA
- the mltG gene encoding endolytic transglycosylase MltG produces MKLKRVLLIVVGMGLILAAVIAFVVYGIFFTPNTKFQAQTAYVYIPTDAKFETVMGLLDPLLENMDKFESAANRKGYNEHVKSGRYALEKGMNNNAIINSLRSRNIPVKLAFNNQETLADLAGRVSLQIEADSLSLLNSFQDSAFLTDNGFNEDTALSMYVPNSYEFFWNTSAEGFRERMSKEYNRFWNEKRLGKAKKMGLTPKEVNTLASIVHKETAKVDERPRVAGVYLNRLRTGMLLQADPTVIYAIKKHTGNFDTVIKRVLYKDLELDSPYNTYKKSGLPPGPIAMPDITAIDAVLNSEKHDYYYFVANVENFGYHKFAKTLAQHNRNKVQYIRWINAQKINR; encoded by the coding sequence ATGAAATTAAAGCGTGTTTTGTTAATAGTGGTGGGCATGGGCCTAATATTGGCTGCTGTCATCGCCTTTGTAGTATATGGAATTTTTTTCACTCCAAATACTAAGTTCCAAGCTCAAACAGCTTACGTCTACATACCTACAGATGCCAAATTTGAAACGGTGATGGGGCTTCTGGATCCACTTTTGGAAAATATGGATAAATTTGAATCTGCAGCCAATAGAAAAGGGTATAACGAACATGTGAAGTCGGGTAGATATGCTTTGGAAAAAGGCATGAACAATAATGCAATTATCAATTCTCTACGCAGTAGAAATATACCGGTAAAACTAGCCTTTAATAATCAGGAAACCTTGGCAGACCTAGCAGGAAGGGTGTCTTTACAGATAGAGGCCGATAGTTTAAGTCTGTTGAATTCTTTTCAAGACAGTGCGTTTTTAACGGACAACGGTTTTAATGAGGATACAGCGCTTTCCATGTATGTGCCTAATAGTTATGAGTTCTTTTGGAATACCTCTGCGGAGGGGTTTCGAGAAAGGATGTCGAAGGAATACAATAGGTTCTGGAACGAAAAGCGTTTGGGTAAGGCTAAAAAGATGGGGCTAACACCGAAAGAGGTGAATACCTTAGCTTCTATAGTGCATAAGGAGACGGCTAAAGTGGATGAACGACCAAGAGTGGCAGGGGTTTATCTTAATAGGTTGAGAACGGGGATGCTGCTGCAGGCAGATCCTACCGTAATATATGCTATAAAAAAACATACAGGGAATTTTGATACTGTAATTAAAAGGGTGTTGTACAAGGATCTGGAATTGGATTCGCCCTACAACACCTATAAGAAATCAGGCTTGCCGCCAGGCCCTATTGCTATGCCCGATATAACGGCTATTGATGCCGTGCTGAATTCGGAGAAACACGATTATTATTACTTTGTGGCAAACGTAGAAAATTTTGGTTATCACAAATTTGCCAAGACCTTGGCGCAGCATAACCGTAATAAAGTACAGTATATCCGATGGATAAATGCTCAGAAAATTAATAGATAA
- a CDS encoding GNAT family N-acetyltransferase — translation MLKLKGEHIFLRALEPEDLDFLYELENNPEIWEISGTTTPYSKHILRYYLDNAHKDIYEVKQLRLSICNLEGTLIGLIDLFDFDPQNLRVGMGIVVSEVANRNQGIGAEAIVILCNYVFSVLGLRQVYANVLEGNEASIHLFAKMGFEKVGIKKDWISTGGKFKNEILFQKINKG, via the coding sequence ATGTTGAAGCTTAAAGGGGAGCACATATTTCTTAGGGCATTGGAGCCCGAAGATTTGGATTTTCTTTACGAACTGGAGAACAATCCCGAGATTTGGGAGATTAGTGGAACCACTACGCCATATTCCAAACATATCCTAAGATACTATTTGGATAATGCCCATAAAGACATCTATGAGGTGAAACAATTACGACTATCTATCTGTAATTTGGAGGGTACATTAATCGGGTTGATAGATTTGTTCGATTTTGATCCCCAAAACCTAAGAGTGGGGATGGGCATAGTTGTGAGCGAGGTAGCTAATAGGAATCAAGGTATAGGGGCAGAGGCTATAGTTATATTGTGTAATTATGTTTTTTCCGTCCTGGGGCTTAGACAGGTCTATGCGAATGTGTTGGAAGGAAACGAAGCTAGTATTCATCTCTTCGCGAAGATGGGATTTGAAAAAGTGGGGATAAAAAAAGATTGGATCAGTACCGGTGGTAAATTTAAAAATGAAATTCTTTTTCAAAAGATAAACAAAGGGTAA
- the dapF gene encoding diaminopimelate epimerase: protein MLLNFYKYQGTGNDFVIIDNRNQVFPKDNNGLVSFLCDRKFGIGADGLILLEDDDVADFKMVYYNSDGNQSSMCGNGGRCIVAFAKHLGLVVSDASFEAVDGHHKARIEADVVSLQMQEVTDINEKSNSLFLNTGSPHHVQLVTDLKDFDVRKEGERLRYGVYGQEGSNINFVENIDENSFLVRTYERGVEDETLSCGTGVTAVALAMHHSGQANSNTIKITTPGGLLEVRFTKNKNKEGYNEIWLTGAAQLVFKGEIYVEA, encoded by the coding sequence ATGCTATTAAATTTTTATAAGTACCAAGGAACAGGTAACGATTTTGTTATCATAGATAATAGAAATCAGGTTTTTCCTAAAGATAATAATGGGTTAGTCTCGTTCTTATGTGATAGGAAATTCGGGATAGGTGCAGATGGACTTATTTTATTGGAAGATGATGATGTCGCTGATTTTAAAATGGTTTACTATAATTCGGACGGAAACCAGAGCTCTATGTGCGGCAATGGAGGAAGGTGTATTGTAGCCTTTGCCAAACATTTGGGGTTGGTTGTAAGTGATGCCTCATTTGAAGCTGTGGATGGACATCATAAAGCAAGAATTGAAGCGGACGTGGTTAGTCTGCAAATGCAGGAAGTAACAGATATAAATGAGAAGTCTAATTCACTTTTCTTAAACACTGGATCTCCGCATCATGTTCAATTAGTGACTGATTTGAAAGATTTTGATGTGCGTAAGGAAGGTGAAAGGTTGCGATATGGAGTTTATGGACAGGAAGGAAGTAACATCAACTTTGTGGAGAATATTGATGAAAATTCTTTTTTGGTCCGAACCTATGAAAGGGGAGTGGAGGATGAGACCTTGTCCTGTGGGACAGGAGTAACGGCAGTAGCCTTGGCAATGCATCACTCTGGGCAGGCAAATAGCAATACCATTAAAATAACAACTCCAGGTGGTTTGTTGGAAGTGCGATTTACAAAGAATAAAAATAAGGAAGGTTATAACGAAATTTGGCTGACCGGTGCTGCTCAGCTTGTTTTTAAAGGTGAAATATATGTTGAAGCTTAA